In Aspergillus fumigatus Af293 chromosome 2, whole genome shotgun sequence, a genomic segment contains:
- a CDS encoding YbhB/YbcL family Raf kinase inhibitor-like protein, which produces MRLSRSGSSTRYRAGSGLPPSSFHTKNNTQRQLLYPSSPRYNLVFYFNLFFYHLSAQIEFSSLFTLLWLSSKRFLKGNKMTGILDYLQCALGKLLYRVRGHDSKQIIRSAAFRDLPEPNMTLEAPECGPTGSVLLDFHTCLAEDSKGRFPELRWTSPPQGDVKEYVLICEDIDLPIPRLVIHHGLFYGIPPTITTATYADIKQKKDAGERLTRSNWKYVPNLTGNSYIGPAPPLGHGLHRYVFTIIALNEPLQFAQGEQVSKQMIKEAMVGKVIGWGQWVGLWERPWPK; this is translated from the exons ATGAGGTTATCCAGAAGTGGAAGCAGCACCCGCTACCGGGCCGGTTCAGgccttcctccttcctcatTTCATACAAAAAACAATACCCAGCGGCAGCTTTTGTATCCTTCCTCTCCCAGGTACAATCTGGTTTTTTACTTTAACCTATTCTTCTACCACCTCTCTGCTCAGATTGAATTCAGCTCGCTCTTCACTCTCCTCTGGCTCTCCTCGAAGCGGTTCCTCAAGGGCAA CAAAATGACCGGGATCCTTGACTACCTCCAGTGCGCTCTGGGAAAGCTTTTATATCGCGTCCGTGGCCATGATTCGAAGCAGATCATCAGAAGTGCTGCTTTCAGAGATCTTCCCGAACCCAACATGACCCTTGAAGCGCCAGAATGTGGTCCCACAGGCTCGGTACTGCTTGACTTCCATACTTGTCTCGCTGAGGACAGCAAGGGAAGATTCCCTGAGCTTCGCTGgacttctcctcctcaggGTGACGTGAAGGAGTATGTGCTGATCTGCGAAGACATTGACTTGCCCATTCCACGTCTCGTGATCCATCATGGCCTGTTTTACGGTATCCCTCCCACAATCACCACCGCAACATATGCCGACATCAAACAGAAAAAAGATGCAGGAGAACGACTGACTCGCTCTAATTGGAAGTATGTTCCTAATCTGACCGGCAATTCTTATATTGGTCCTGCTCCACCTCTGGGTCACGGCTTGCACCGGTACGTTTTCACCATTATCGCACTCAATGAACCTCTCCAGTTTGCCCAGGGGGAACAGGTCAGCAAGCAAATGATCAAAGAGGCCATGGTTGGCAAAGTCATTGGCTGGGGTCAGTGGGTTGGACTGTGGGAGCGCCCATGGCCTAAATAA
- a CDS encoding YbhB/YbcL family Raf kinase inhibitor-like protein, protein MNTLISLILFTAISSAQWALPQGTPTLQMRYPSTPWISPGDTIKQPDALPIPCIRTLNLNAARTYLLLFVDIDVVLESCSTTVLHWYQPYMTASATSHCDGNENGWLVNRTSTGAEYIAPQSPPYTRHRYVYLLYEQDPDYVFPDCFGHIFPPTREGRGGFDIKQFVEVAGLRPPVAGNFFYVDNDAATTTTTASGGLVPTTTWFISAPCRTAEPKSTGFSPMGGTYEVDQQQVVI, encoded by the exons ATGAACACGCTCATCTCACTCATCCTATTCACAGCCATATCCTCAGCACAGTGGGCTCTACCCCAGGGAACCCCCACTCTCCAGATGCGATACCCCTCGACCCCCTGGATCTCCCCCGGCGATACGATCAAACAACCAG ACGCCCTCCCAATTCCGTGCATCAGAACTTTGAACCTCAACGCCGCTCGCAcctacctcctcctcttcgtcgacatcgacgtGGTCTTGGAAAGCTGTTCAACTACAGTCTTACATTGGTACCAGCCGTACATGACGGCATCCGCTACTAGTCACTGTGATGGAAATGAGAATGGATGGCTAGTCAACAGGACCTCTACTGGAGCGGAATACATCGCTCCCCAATCGCCACCGTATACACGCCACCGATACGTCTATCTTCTCTACGAACAGGACCCCGACTATGTGTTCCCGGACTGTTTTGGGCACATTTTCCCCCCGACAAGAGAGGGGAGGGGAGGATTTGATATCAAACAGTTTGTCGAAGTTGCTGGATTGAGACCGCCTGTGGCAGGGAATTTCTTCTACGTTGACAACGATGCGGCAACGACGACAACAACGGCGTCGGGAGGATTGGTGCCCACCACAACGTGGTTCATATCGGCCCCATGCAGGACTGCGGAACCAAAAAGCACGGGCTTCAGTCCCATGGGGGGGACTTACGAGGTCGATCAACAGCAGGTGGTCATATAA
- a CDS encoding Zn(II)2Cys6 transcription factor domain-containing protein — protein sequence MNWLEQEHTCYPEQYLHSRSFLSFVGMNRDKQPKPSPDRLPKSVKVRSTCNACQQAKIRCSHEKPSCRRCLKHNIECIYSMSRRLGRPAKRRESQYAGLPPDTQRVDARCHQQDKKGPASKKKAKEGQDRRKDDEDDFPQRLAETVAYDTMAVDQTVLDDISLNDTNLISDAIDFSSDSWLQEFLSQQGPELFQETDLFDAPALENPKNDKPMTVPKWGYNDSESSLKSFSTSSPVGEDPPPTVSLYFAEDPMPTEAVTSSAQYPATIQPSYPEFLRKAASIKPQQFSIAEALSGKPWTATEQGNLRAHSRAWKRLNDADSPKNNHSPSLTPVSSETNCQCQCQCPEQIVRELIRINICASRSGPSPTIDSVLGSQRVVQQLAETILQCALCSKTRVNILMVVVVSIDSLITTLEDLISGDARLIEGALPGLHDHMQLQPDFGQDIAPDGSNRSHAGGAVRKAEWTIGHNPPHQVLHAADADNICFAWKAEHDDGDGSAITAVYDEDEDAHQVTMIVGTVAIYLSIEADIVA from the exons ATGAATTGGCTCGAACAGGAACACACCTGCTACCCTGAACAGTATCTACATTCTCGGTCGTTCCTTTCCTTCGTCGGGATGAACAGAGACAAACAACCCAAGCCATCGCCCGATCGACTTCCTAAGAGCGTCAAGGTGCGTTCGACCTGCAACGCATGTCAACAGGCCAAGATACGCTGCAGTCATGAAAAGCCATCTTGCCGACGGTGCCTGAAGCATAACATCGAGTGCATCTACAGCATGTCTCGACGGCTGGGAAGACCTGCGAAGAGGAGGGAGTCTCAATACGCCGGCCTTCCGCCGGATACGCAACGCGTCGACGCTCGATGTCACCAACAAGACAAGAAGGGGCCGGCTTCCAAgaaaaaagcaaaggaaGGCCAGGATCGTAGGaaggacgatgaagacgacttCCCACAGAGACTTGCTGAAACAGTAGCTTATGACACCATGGCCGTCGACCAGACTGTGCTAGATGATATCTCCCTCAATGACACTAATCTGA TCAGCGATGCCATCGATTTCTCCTCTGACAGCTGGCTGCAAGAGTTTCTCTCTCAGCAAGGTCCTGAACTTTTCCAGGAGACTGATCTCTTTGATGCGCCGGCGCTCGAAAACCCCAAAAATGATAAGCCAATGACTGTCCCGAAATGGGGATACAATGACTCGGAGTCCTCGCTCAAGAGCTTTTCCACGTCGTCGCCGGTAGGAGAGGATCCTCCGCCGACGGTAAGCCTTTATTTCGCGGAAGACCCCATGCCCACCGAGGCAGTTACCAGCAGTGCCCAATATCCTGCGACAATCCAACCCTCCTATCCTGAATTCCTCAGGAAAGCTGCTTCAATCAAGCCTCAGCAGTTCTCAATAGCAGAGGCGTTGTCTGGAAAACCTTGGACTGCAACAGAACAAGGCAATCTGCGTGCCCATTCAAGAGCTTGGAAGCGTCTGAATGACGCTGATTCTCCAAAAAATAACCATTCTCCGAGCCTCACGCCCGTGAGTTCTGAGACAAATTGCCAGTGTCAATGTCAGTGCCCTGAACAGATCGTCAGAGAGCTCATCCGTATAAACATATGTGCCTCTCGATCAGGACCATCACCTACGATTGATTCCGTCTTGGGTTCTCAGCGAGTTGTCCAACAATTGGCAGAAACTATCCTGCAATGTGCTCTGTGTTCCAAGACACGAGTTAATATCCTcatggtggtggttgtcaGCATTGATAGTTTAATCACAACACTTGAAGACCTCATATCCGGGGACGCCCGTTTGATAGAGGGTGCTTTACCAGGGTTACACGATCATATGCAACTCCAGCCTGATTTCGGGCAGGACATTGCGCCGGATGGGAGCAACCGAAGTCACGCAGGTG GTGCTGTACGCAAGGCTGAGTGGACTATTGGCCATAATCCGCCGCATCAGGTATTGCACGCAGCAGATGCTGACAACATCTGCTTCGCGTGGAAGGCTGAGCATGATGATGGAGACGGATCGGCGATTACAGCTGTttatgatgaggatgaggatgctcACCAGGTGACGATGATAGTGGGTACTGTAGCAATATACCTGTCTATTGAGGCAGACATAGTGGCATAG